The DNA segment aaaaatgcttatatagttatttcccttacaaaaccgagcaacgccgggcaatactgctagtctgAGTTTTAAAAAAACCCCTTTATTTTAAGGTTTGctgtattacatatttattttccccTTCAAATTTAAGATTGTGTGCACTTTGGCTTGGATCATATTTTTCCATGACATTTTTTATATGCAGGGCTATATCTCTGTGTTTTTTCCTTTTGGCTTGGTTCTTCTCCTTCCATAAACTTCTGCAATTTGGTCCTGGCAAACCTTTCCTCACGTTTAATCACATCAATAAGTTCCCAAATATTTGGATGACTAATATTCTCTGTGCTTTCCAGCGAGCTGTGGTAGGCTTCTAAACTATTTGTAGCATGGACAACCCCTGTCATACATCGATCCCAAAACATTCCATACGGGTAATGCAAATGGAGGTTCAAGGTATTGCCTCTTCTGTCCTCTTCCTCTTGGtggttctcttttacttgtttcagtcatttgactgcagccatgctggagcaccgcctttagtcgagcaactcgaccccgagacttattcttttgtaagcccagtacttattctatcggtctcttttgccgaaccgctaagtgacggggacgtaaacacaccagcatcggttgtcaagcaatgctagggggacaaacacagacacacaaacacacacatacacatacacacacacacatatatatatacatatatacgacgggcttctttcagtttccgtctaccaaatccactcacaaggcattggtcggcccggggctatagtaggggacacttgcccaagatgccacgcagtgggactgaacccggaaccatgtggttggtaagcaagctacttaccacacagccactcctgcacctgtttataattttcacctgtTTGAAGTCTCGCCTTGCACACACGATTTTCGCACCTACAGTATATCTTCAATCCATCTACATTCTGCTTATTTTTTGTGcgtatgtaatttattttttgtgtatatgtaattttcttgGGGCTGCTAGGCTACACGTGTTGGTTCTCTATCATTTCtctatcaggcgcaggagtggctgtgtggtaagtagcttgcttacaaccacatggttccgggttcagtcccactgcgtggcatcttgggcaaatgtcttctactatagcctcaggccgaccaagccttgtgagtggatttggtaaacgggaaactgaaagaagcccgtcgtatatatgttatatattatgtattatataatatatatatatgtatgtgtgtttgtgtgtctgtgtttgtccccctagcattgcttgacaaccgatgctggtgtatttatgtctccgttacttagcggttcggcaaaagagaccgatagaataagtactcggcttacaaaagaataagtcccggggtcgatttgctcgattaaaggtggtgctccagcatggccgcagtcaaatgactgaaacaagtaaaagagtaaaaaaaaatccacaaccttgcgattcggcaaatgagaccgacagaataagtgcaaggtttttaaaaaaaaaagatgaaataaaagtacCGTGTTGTCAATTGATTCGATTACAATTTTCATGTCGGTGagttgccccagcgtggccgctcTCCAGTAATTGAAACAGattaaagaatagaaaagaaaaatatataaagaactgAAACCATGAAAGATGTCTGAGAAACCATCCAGTTGTTCgaattctttactttttttccttttatcaattcttcataaaaaacaataaaattattcttTATCTCATTCCGATAAAAATTACTCGACGTTTTGTTGTTCTGTTTCGTTTTCAAGCAtctctacccccctctctctctctctctctttctttctttcttctcccctttTCCCCCATCTCGTTCACACTCTCTcagtccctttctctctctgtgtcttcgCACTTTTGCTCTCTTAGTccctctttctgtttgtctgtcagtttcctccccctctctctctctctctctctctactctatctatcgatcgatcgatctgtctctcccctctctctctcactcactcagatcctttttctctttgtctctcactcttatattctctctctctctctctctctctccctatctccctctctgtctctttcttcctctctttctctcactcgttgTTCTTTATTTCACACGCAAGCGCAACACCAACCCAACCCATATTTCCTGCTTCAGTTTAGAATATGGCATAATATATTCTGATCGACGAATGTTTCGTTtgtggtgctcaagagatttaaacttgagcggataaagaaataaacatgggTATAAACaagttagacagatcaatatataaagttttactcaattaaaacatgaaacacaaaaaatgtatatatgtttacatacaaaaaggctcgacttacacagaatataaatgatatagagGATTCGAGGGGGTTGAAGAAAAGTTTCTGGAGGCTCGGCGATAcaaaataatgtttgtagattgaTTCCATCATAGGATGAGACGAGCCTCTGTCTTCAGGGAAGAGATCTTACATTTGAGGTGATAAAGGAAAGAATTTCAAAGATGGAATGAGCTTAAAAGCGGTGTATTATCCTGGCGGTTACCGTGTTTCCTCTTAAATCGGTTTCGTATTCCAGCTAAGCACAACGGTCCTCTTGTGATACCCGAGCTAACAAGATGTGGTTAGGCTCTGGTAACTATTCTCGCTTGGTAAATTCGAATGTCCTACTCAGGATTGCATAATTTCCGTAGAGTAAGAAATAGGATTCATAATGATGAGGAGAACAGAGACTTTGCACATCCATTATTTTATTCAAACAGTTCTTTACGGCATTTTTTCTGGACCTACGCGCGTTTCAAGTGCATTGACTTTACACTGTTAGATATGCAACCTAGTGTCATAATCGGTGCAGTTTCGTCAGGTGCTGTTTCATCAGGGTCCGAAGTGAAACTGAAAAACTCAACCCAAANNNNNNNNNNNNNNNNNNNNNNNNNNNNNNNNNNNNNNNNNNNNNNNNNNNNNNNNNNNNNNNNNNNNNNNNNNNNNNNNNNNNNNNNNNNNNNNNNNNNtatctaaatcaatcatcaactatcagataatacgaCATCATATACTTATTAAAAacctacacaatagcaatgagattagacattaatacagtacacaatcaatatggtgagatataactaaataaatataacaagatataaaaatacatatacattataactgacagctgtttcggccatgaagaTAGGTATTCCGAAAAAGAAGGTAAGAAaggtaaacaaaaatgaaagaaaacaaagacaacagacttatttatttattcatttatttatttcttataaaaaGGTTTCTTATTGAAACCAGGAAGATTTGGATCATTGAAGAAACTGTTAAATATGAAACTATGATAATTATGGTAAGTTGGTCACGTGACTGTGCCATTCTCTGAAGAACATAAGGAATGTGACTGACGGGGAATATGAAGACGCAATTGGAAAATGAAGCAAAGCCCTATACggttctaatacacacacacacacacatacacgcacgcacacacatattgtttttgtttttagttttatttttgtttttgttttttgtatttatatttgtgtggctTCGTccgttttttctgtccttgtttcgtttacattcgatcctttttccaagaaatctaatgctcgcagcttagtttttccttggggctgggcCGTTTCGGAGCaaatatcaggattaatcagccgaaatttgctgtgatgatccggtttctgactgaagattaaaggcttcgaatgacgcgtccgttttttgtgttcgTTTCTTTGTGTATTTTACGTTCatgttcctttttttatatataatttttatacctatatatatatataacactgacaaacacacGGAAAGACCCATCCACACACCAAAATTTTGAAATCCTACATCCATTTACTTATCCATTTCCGGTCGGCACTTCCGGCTGTCGCTTAGAATCATATCGATCATTCGATAAAAGAGAGAAGATATCGATTCCATTGTGTCTAAATCAACTTCCTGATAAATCAGACCAAGACTCGCTGCAAGGTCGGTCGCCTGTTTTTCGCTGATGAGTCGCTGTTTCGAACCGTCGTTCAGTCCCACGAGAATAATTCGTGATACAGGGGAAGCTTTTTGGAAGATTTTGGAACACCTGTTGAATACATGAAAACAATTGTAACAtattggattggaagcactccgtcggatacgacgatgagggtaccggttgatccgaatcaacggaacagcctgctcgtgaaattaacgtgtaagtggctgagcactccacagacacatgtacccttaacgtagttctcggggatattcagcgtgacacagagagtgacaaggccggcccctttgaaatacaggtacaacagaaacaggaagtaagagtgagagaaagttgtggtgaaagagtacagcagggatcaccaccaccccctgccggagcctcgtggagctttaggtgttttcgctcaataaacactcacaacgcccggtctgggaatcgaaaccgcgatcctatgaccgcgagtccgctgccctaaccactgggccattgcgcctcctgtaaCATATATTGGCCAGACCGGTCCATGAaactaataatgaaatattttaattgataaataaattatattatgtgGCCTTCGGGCCTTTTTCGACAACATTAGcaacaaaataaattatcattttcaCAGTGAACCGTGAGAGTACGgacgatatctttatatataaatgtgaagttgtgtgtctgtctcctacgatttagattcctaactactcccacattttgcggtgcagcgtaaccaaaagcgggtatcttatagtcgtgattcatatcgagctcttctgggtattaacgcgcgtctacgatgagtctacgatttaaaaaaaaaattaccataattttttcccattttaatgcttttttttttgctattatataagggaagtaactctctaaaaatgtattattaaatctcagaacgtaaaaagctacagtaacccccccgcctttgtggttaaccatattgagatggctattatactttacatctctaaaaatgcttatatagttatttcccttacaaacccgagcaacgccgggcgatactgctagttgttaatAAGTACAGAAGATTCGGACGCGAAAATGCTAGTGGCCCCTTTTGACGTTGTTGATAAAGAAAGGGCTGGCTTACCATTTAGGGACATTGACGAAGGTTTCTTTGTTTGTCACATCGAATACAATCAAATAACCGTGAACGATTGAACGGTGCGAAATTTCCCATTGGGCGTCGGctacaataaacaacaacaacaacaataataacaacaacaactatagcaacaaaaacaacgatgacgataataataatcctttctactaaaggcataaggcctgaaatttggtgggaagaaactaatcgatttcatcgaccccagtgtttcactggtacctaatttatcgaccccgaaagagtaaaatgcaaagtcgacctctgcggaatttgaactcacagcgtggagacgacgaaatacctgtttctttactacccacaaggggctaaacacagaggggacaaacaaggacagacaaacggattaagtcgattacatcgatcccagtgcgtaactggtacttaatttatcgacctcgaaaggatgaaaggcaaagtcgacctcggcggaatttgaactcacaacgtggagacgacgaaatacctgtttctttactacccacaaggggctaaacacagagaggacaaacaaggacagacaaacggattaagttgattacatcgaccccagtgcgtaactggtacttaatttatcgacctcgaaaggatgaaaggcaaagtcgacctcggcggaatttgaactcagaacgtagcggcagacgaaatacccatttctttactacctacaaggggctaaacacagagaggacagacaaacggattaagtcaattacatcgatcccagtgcataactggtacttaatttatcgacctcgaaaggatgaaaggcaaaatcgacctcggcggaatttgaactcagaacgtagcggcagacgaaatacccatttctttactacctacaaggtgctaaacacagagaggacaaacaaggacggacaaatggattaagtcgattacatcgaccccagtacgtaactggtacttaatttatcgacctcgaaaggatgaaaggcaaagtcgacctcggcggaatttgaactcataacgtaacggcagacgaaatacggctacgcatttcgcccggcgtgctaacgtttctgccagctcctcgccgccttaataatgatgatgatgatgatttcatttatctatatatataaaactgaagttatctgtgtgtgacaggtttggcagccttcaactgacactatctcctccaagaccctgcggcgcaagttgaccaaaattgagagtatgatagaagaaagtttgctcttccttccgtagaaggaaaaattcaaatcggaccatgttaacaccaaatattatttacatcaaaaaggtgctttttttctatgaaaatccctattttttacgatttttttaaggCTGCCATCTTTCGgtgtattttaaccagaaaaatgttcacttaaagacaataacaagctacataaggcaaaatttttacttttcaaaaattccaattctgaagggtcgaaacaaactcgagcaacgccgggcgatactgctagtttaccataagggcgaaggatgagggggccaatacagagacagacagaaagtgttGGGATTTACATgtaataaagaaatgataaaataattataaaaaagaagtagATACAATGCAAAAGAATGGACATGTACATGATATAGAAAGgttaaaaaaagtgtgtgtgtgtggggggggggaagatgatagagatgtggcccttcAGATACAGAATAACCtttagggataatcgaggaaccctacTGTCCGAGATTTCTCTGAAACCccaggagcaagtgccctctccaattccttctctccgactcaaaGGTCTACACTCcaagaggtaccatccactcttgccattttcgcaactttcacccacctttcgataaactcactcgaggacaacgcacttccctctccactctcaatttccttataatgatgttgatgatgatgacgacgatgatcgatgacaatgatgatgatggtgatgatgatgatgatgatgatgatgatgatgatggagtggctgtgtggtaaatagcttgctaaccaaccacatggttccgggttcagtcccactgcgtggcatcttgggcaagtgtcttgctgtagccccgggcccgaccaatgcctgtgagtggatttggtagacggaaactgaaagaacctgtctatatatatatatatatatatatatattatatatgttgtgtgtgtgtgtgtttgtgtttgtgtgtgtctgtgtttgtccccctagcattgcttgacaaccgatgctggtgtgtttacgtccccgttatttagcggttcggcaaaggagaccgatagaataagtactgggcttacaacgaataagtcctgaggtcgatttgctcgactaaaggcggtgctccagcatggccgcagtcaaatgactgaaacaagtaaaagagtaaagagtatgatgatgatgatgatgataagggatTAGTTTTATTAAACCACTTACTGCTGGTGTCCTTCAGAtggagaagaattctttgccatctTTTTGTATCTTCATCTGTTCTTCTCTGCAACATATTATGGCTGAGTTCACCTCGGTGGTTCAA comes from the Octopus sinensis linkage group LG26, ASM634580v1, whole genome shotgun sequence genome and includes:
- the LOC115224687 gene encoding ras-related protein Rab-35-like isoform X1, with the translated sequence MCATGYFHQVSMARYTLLYNNNKNNKKIYGDASDFTEDRDDGSRGRIDESIHQVNLVVTGEAETGKASLIDKFVKKNCVLNHRGELSHNMLQRRTDEDTKRWQRILLHLKDTSTDAQWEISHRSIVHGYLIVFDVTNKETFVNVPKWCSKIFQKASPVSRIILVGLNDGSKQRLISEKQATDLAASLGLIYQEVDLDTMESISSLFYRMIDMILSDSRKCRPEMDK
- the LOC115224687 gene encoding ras-related protein RABD2a-like isoform X2 gives rise to the protein MCATGYFHQVSMARYTLLYNNNKNNKKIYGDASDFTEDRDDGSRGRIDESIHQVNLVVTGEAETGKASLIDKFVKKNCVLNHRGELSHNMLQRRTDEDTKRWQRILLHLKDTSTDAQWEISHRSIVHGYLIVFDVTNKETFVNVPKWCSKIFQKASKTGDRPCSESWSDLSGS